In Leptolyngbya sp. SIO1E4, one DNA window encodes the following:
- a CDS encoding FecR domain-containing protein — protein sequence MVLHLAMLWKKYPLQGTVIKWAMGVGLAMSCGILSESPAIAQSEALTRAELYRLQNQVQLLPYQQPSRPAAIADPLLPRDGVQTQSQSRAELLFNEGSLARIGANSIFRFVPGLRRYQLPDGSTRAEAVLQLEQGIALVMGPAGSATNQVQTPEAEITIAGGDLPDDAPVPPTSTAVVIVHSPTLATTQVFNLTQNPTTISAPGGTETVTLGAGETLSVTEGVFSAVDTFDLNHFYQTSGLALGLGPNQADQLDNESAQVQAVLNQIRAETVAAANAQASQLAGFCHQDQAAIEADACITTDNTPLNTFEDDRELSTEPEPTAPTAPTIGGPDVTGGGSPTLPGTLPDPVPQ from the coding sequence ATGGTTTTGCACCTGGCAATGCTTTGGAAAAAATACCCGCTCCAGGGGACTGTCATCAAATGGGCGATGGGGGTAGGGCTGGCTATGTCCTGCGGGATACTCTCCGAGAGCCCGGCGATCGCCCAGTCAGAAGCCCTAACGCGGGCAGAGCTTTATCGCCTGCAAAATCAGGTTCAGCTATTGCCCTACCAGCAGCCCTCTCGCCCCGCTGCGATCGCTGATCCGCTATTGCCTCGGGATGGGGTTCAGACCCAAAGCCAATCGCGGGCAGAGCTGTTATTTAACGAAGGGTCTTTGGCTCGAATTGGGGCCAACTCTATTTTTCGCTTTGTGCCAGGGCTGCGCCGGTATCAGCTGCCGGATGGCTCAACCCGCGCAGAGGCGGTGCTGCAGCTAGAGCAGGGCATTGCGCTGGTCATGGGGCCTGCAGGCAGCGCCACCAATCAGGTGCAAACGCCGGAGGCCGAGATTACTATTGCGGGGGGTGATCTGCCCGATGATGCCCCGGTTCCCCCAACTAGCACTGCGGTGGTGATTGTGCATTCTCCCACCCTGGCAACGACCCAGGTGTTTAACCTGACGCAAAACCCCACCACTATCTCTGCGCCTGGTGGAACCGAAACCGTCACCCTCGGAGCCGGTGAAACGCTGAGTGTCACTGAGGGGGTGTTCAGCGCAGTAGACACCTTCGATTTAAATCATTTCTATCAAACCAGCGGCTTAGCCCTGGGCCTCGGCCCTAATCAAGCCGATCAGCTTGACAATGAGAGCGCCCAGGTTCAGGCTGTGCTGAACCAGATTCGGGCTGAAACGGTCGCCGCCGCCAACGCTCAGGCCAGTCAGCTGGCCGGATTCTGCCATCAAGATCAGGCCGCGATTGAGGCGGATGCCTGCATCACTACTGACAATACCCCCCTTAACACCTTTGAAGACGATCGAGAACTCAGTACCGAGCCTGAGCCAACAGCGCCAACAGCCCCGACTATCGGCGGCCCTGATGTTACGGGGGGAGGCAGCCCCACTCTACCCGGCACTCTGCCTGATCCCGTCCCCCAGTAG
- a CDS encoding DUF1822 family protein, with the protein MISDLDRVNPPHLYLEITPDLRDEAWRQSRLLATPHSQWQGYLNYLCTYTVLPWIRAEQEAGAEPTVPRAALPSFWELVNGSAIALRPHRLVLMPTEAVDIDELRVPQEWIDIPEWRGDYYWGVQVEPDAGWVRVFGFTTHHQIKQAGQYDWRDRTYAVADLDLMADLSVLWTARQLQVATVTQAECAPLPRLKPSQARQLIQRLGDAALPQPRLSVPFTQWGALVAHGGWRQQLAEQRWGLTAQRQVPDWLAAGIRQLATQVGWQQVNWQTAPALGRGEATETPTAAFSRQLSIEQVPYELRVVPLDVVNNRWRFELSCLIPGRPIPAGFRLYLLTEDLQPFEGNAEVAEQPVDQLLIEVALEPDEGIVWGTSPAPDQYDVEILRF; encoded by the coding sequence ATGATCTCTGATCTCGATCGCGTTAACCCACCCCACCTTTATCTGGAGATTACGCCCGACCTGCGGGATGAAGCCTGGCGGCAGAGTCGCCTGCTGGCTACCCCCCACAGTCAGTGGCAAGGGTATCTCAACTATTTATGTACTTATACCGTCCTGCCCTGGATTCGAGCTGAGCAGGAAGCGGGGGCCGAACCCACAGTGCCCCGAGCGGCTCTGCCCAGCTTTTGGGAACTGGTTAACGGCAGTGCGATCGCCCTGAGGCCACATCGGTTAGTGTTGATGCCCACAGAAGCCGTCGATATTGATGAACTGCGGGTCCCCCAGGAATGGATCGATATTCCTGAGTGGCGCGGCGACTATTATTGGGGCGTACAGGTTGAGCCGGATGCGGGCTGGGTGCGAGTCTTTGGCTTCACGACCCATCATCAGATTAAGCAAGCGGGCCAATATGATTGGCGCGATCGAACCTATGCCGTGGCCGACCTCGATTTAATGGCCGATCTCTCTGTCTTGTGGACTGCGCGACAGCTGCAGGTTGCCACCGTTACCCAAGCAGAGTGTGCCCCTTTGCCCAGGCTCAAACCGTCGCAGGCCCGCCAGTTGATTCAACGCTTAGGTGACGCGGCGCTTCCCCAGCCCCGTCTCAGCGTACCTTTTACCCAGTGGGGGGCGTTGGTTGCCCATGGGGGCTGGCGACAGCAACTGGCCGAACAGCGCTGGGGCCTGACAGCACAGCGACAGGTGCCCGACTGGTTAGCCGCAGGCATTCGCCAACTCGCAACTCAGGTCGGCTGGCAGCAGGTAAACTGGCAGACCGCCCCTGCATTGGGTCGAGGGGAAGCCACCGAGACGCCGACAGCCGCTTTCTCAAGACAGCTGTCCATTGAGCAAGTGCCCTATGAGCTGCGGGTTGTGCCCTTAGACGTCGTGAATAACCGTTGGCGCTTTGAACTCAGCTGCCTGATTCCCGGTCGCCCCATTCCGGCTGGATTCCGCCTCTATCTGCTGACAGAAGACCTACAGCCTTTCGAGGGCAATGCAGAGGTCGCAGAACAGCCTGTAGATCAGCTGTTGATCGAAGTGGCCCTGGAGCCGGACGAAGGCATTGTTTGGGGCACAAGTCCAGCGCCTGATCAATACGATGTGGAAATTTTGAGATTTTAG
- a CDS encoding heavy metal translocating P-type ATPase — MVCGSTSTWPGKFQDWLKIYADAIAAVVCALLTLLGWLALNGSWLGLGVWILLTAYVIGGYESAREGVTTLWQEHELDVDLLMIVAALGAATLGLWQQEYYLLVDGAVLILIFAISGALENIAMHRTERNIRSLMQLTPDAARVLLPGQERMVPTQQLRVGDRILVKPGELIPTDGVVCEGCSAVNQAPITGESIPLEKVAGDEVFAGTVNGRGALTVKLHKPPESSLIQRVIRLVEQAKTAQPPSQQFLETFERGYARVVVATGLMLATLPPLLLAWSWETTIYRALVFLVVASPCALMAAIMPTLLSGIAQGARQGILFKDGAQLETIGKVRAIAFDKTGTLTTGQLQVSEVIPAPGYSSDEVLQVAASLEAYSEHPVAQAIVQAAQATGLSLMPATEVEAQVGQGITGRIREQAVTLGKRAFALAALTEPDTPLHLEAQRLEAEGKTVIWVLRQQQVLGVLAVADQVRARAAQLLTALTRMGIAGTVMLTGDNAATAETVAQAVGVRQVYADLLPEDKVDVVKRLQQQYGPVAMVGDGINDAPALAQASVGIAMGGAGSDVALETADIVLMGDRLEKLERAIHIGRKSQRIIRQNIALALISIAILIVANFFGELTLPAGVLGHEGSTLLVTLNGLRLLR, encoded by the coding sequence ATGGTTTGCGGATCTACATCTACTTGGCCAGGCAAATTTCAAGACTGGCTCAAAATTTATGCCGATGCGATCGCGGCGGTTGTTTGCGCGCTGCTGACGCTGCTGGGTTGGCTAGCGCTCAACGGCAGCTGGTTGGGCTTAGGGGTGTGGATTTTGCTGACGGCCTATGTCATCGGTGGCTACGAAAGTGCCCGTGAGGGGGTAACCACGCTTTGGCAAGAGCACGAGCTAGATGTGGATCTGCTGATGATTGTGGCAGCATTGGGGGCGGCCACGCTGGGGCTTTGGCAGCAGGAATATTATCTGCTGGTGGATGGAGCGGTGCTGATTTTGATCTTTGCGATCAGCGGTGCCCTGGAAAACATTGCCATGCACCGGACAGAGCGCAATATTCGCAGCCTCATGCAGCTAACGCCAGATGCTGCCAGGGTGCTGCTGCCAGGTCAAGAGCGGATGGTGCCCACACAACAGCTGCGGGTGGGCGATCGCATCCTCGTCAAACCGGGTGAGCTAATCCCGACGGATGGCGTGGTTTGTGAGGGCTGCAGTGCGGTGAACCAAGCCCCAATTACTGGAGAATCGATTCCGTTGGAGAAGGTTGCCGGAGATGAGGTGTTTGCAGGCACAGTGAACGGTCGCGGGGCGCTGACGGTGAAACTGCACAAACCACCGGAAAGCAGTCTGATTCAGCGAGTGATTCGGTTGGTAGAGCAGGCAAAAACTGCCCAGCCCCCCTCCCAACAGTTTTTAGAGACCTTTGAGCGGGGCTATGCTCGGGTGGTGGTGGCGACAGGACTGATGCTGGCCACCCTGCCGCCCCTACTCCTGGCCTGGAGTTGGGAAACCACGATTTATCGAGCGTTGGTTTTTCTAGTGGTGGCGTCTCCCTGCGCGCTGATGGCGGCGATTATGCCAACGCTGCTCTCGGGCATTGCCCAGGGGGCGCGGCAGGGCATTTTGTTCAAGGATGGAGCCCAGTTAGAGACGATTGGGAAGGTCCGGGCGATCGCCTTCGATAAAACCGGCACCCTCACCACCGGACAGTTACAGGTCAGCGAGGTGATACCAGCACCGGGCTACAGCAGCGATGAAGTGCTCCAAGTTGCCGCATCGTTAGAGGCCTATTCAGAACACCCCGTTGCCCAGGCCATTGTCCAGGCTGCCCAGGCCACCGGGCTATCTTTAATGCCTGCCACCGAAGTGGAGGCACAAGTTGGACAAGGAATTACAGGTCGCATCCGGGAACAAGCCGTCACCTTGGGCAAGCGAGCATTTGCGTTGGCGGCCTTAACGGAGCCTGACACCCCCCTGCACCTTGAGGCTCAACGTCTAGAGGCTGAGGGCAAAACCGTCATTTGGGTTTTGCGTCAGCAGCAGGTCTTAGGCGTGTTGGCAGTGGCTGATCAGGTGCGGGCTAGGGCCGCTCAGCTGCTAACGGCCCTGACGCGCATGGGGATTGCTGGCACGGTCATGTTGACGGGGGATAATGCCGCGACAGCTGAAACCGTTGCCCAAGCGGTGGGGGTGCGCCAAGTCTACGCCGACCTGCTGCCTGAAGATAAGGTAGACGTGGTGAAGCGACTCCAGCAGCAGTATGGCCCCGTGGCAATGGTGGGGGATGGCATCAACGATGCCCCCGCTCTGGCTCAGGCATCCGTGGGGATTGCCATGGGCGGGGCGGGCAGCGACGTGGCCCTGGAGACGGCAGATATTGTGCTCATGGGCGATCGCCTGGAGAAACTAGAGCGGGCCATTCACATTGGCAGAAAATCCCAGCGCATCATCCGGCAGAACATTGCCCTGGCGCTGATTTCCATCGCTATTTTGATCGTCGCCAATTTCTTTGGCGAACTGACCCTGCCCGCTGGGGTTCTAGGCCATGAAGGTTCAACCCTGCTCGTGACACTGAATGGACTGCGGTTGCTGCGATAA
- a CDS encoding sigma-70 family RNA polymerase sigma factor yields MRPRKSLLERFSAFVQFESDQFRQWRVEGRLRRSMKAQGAATPDLPTDDDFWTLHWHRAWQRAPHPLARDHLVAYVQEIAYWTALKTHSRFGKAQYGVADLFQMVIARFDRVLQGFNPQQGRSFKGYATVMLANLLRESLRQQQAVDICTDWGLLRKLSQKRLTAALAQAGLAPATIAQYQLAWRCFNTLYTPIQKAGSRRLPKPDATTWQAIADLYNHERPQQLTATAASDSVTTLESWLSACAQAARQYLYPAVLSIDAPTASGSGDYGDTLTDADQVEGMAQLVQLEEVQQRQSQRQEMQTMLQTALQALDATSQHLLTLYYREELTQQAIAKRLDLKQYQVSRRLTRVREGLLKQLVQWGQTALHIAPTLDVINTASTALDEWLVHYYQGASNPDVSAPIDESAQSMAPEEG; encoded by the coding sequence ATGCGCCCTCGAAAGAGCTTGCTAGAAAGGTTTTCGGCGTTTGTCCAATTTGAATCTGACCAGTTTCGCCAGTGGCGGGTAGAAGGGCGGTTGCGTCGCAGCATGAAAGCTCAGGGAGCCGCTACGCCAGATCTCCCCACAGACGATGATTTTTGGACGCTGCACTGGCATCGGGCTTGGCAGCGGGCACCCCACCCCCTGGCCCGAGATCACCTAGTGGCTTACGTACAGGAAATCGCCTACTGGACAGCTCTCAAGACCCACAGCCGCTTTGGTAAAGCCCAGTATGGGGTCGCCGATTTGTTTCAAATGGTGATCGCTCGGTTTGATCGCGTCCTGCAAGGGTTTAATCCGCAGCAGGGCCGTAGCTTCAAGGGCTATGCCACAGTGATGCTGGCTAACCTCCTGCGAGAGAGCCTGCGACAGCAACAAGCTGTAGATATCTGTACCGACTGGGGGCTACTCCGCAAGCTCAGTCAAAAACGCCTGACGGCAGCGCTAGCGCAAGCTGGGTTAGCGCCAGCCACGATCGCTCAGTACCAGCTGGCCTGGCGTTGCTTTAACACCCTCTACACGCCAATTCAGAAAGCGGGCAGTCGCCGCTTGCCCAAACCGGATGCGACGACCTGGCAAGCGATCGCGGATCTCTATAACCATGAGCGGCCACAGCAGCTAACCGCAACCGCTGCCTCTGACTCAGTCACAACCCTCGAAAGCTGGCTATCAGCCTGTGCCCAGGCAGCGCGGCAGTACCTTTACCCGGCCGTGCTGTCGATTGATGCGCCGACTGCCAGTGGTTCAGGAGACTACGGCGACACCCTGACCGATGCCGACCAGGTGGAAGGCATGGCTCAGCTGGTGCAGTTGGAGGAGGTGCAGCAGCGCCAAAGTCAGCGTCAAGAGATGCAGACGATGTTGCAAACTGCTCTACAGGCGCTGGATGCAACGTCTCAACACCTCCTCACGCTCTATTACCGAGAAGAACTTACCCAGCAAGCGATCGCCAAGCGTCTTGATCTCAAGCAATACCAGGTTTCCCGACGGCTGACGCGGGTGCGCGAGGGGCTGCTGAAACAGCTCGTGCAGTGGGGGCAAACGGCGCTGCATATTGCGCCAACCCTGGACGTAATTAATACTGCCAGCACGGCCCTTGACGAATGGCTAGTGCACTACTACCAAGGGGCTTCAAATCCTGATGTCTCAGCTCCTATAGACGAATCTGCCCAATCAATGGCACCAGAGGAGGGCTGA
- a CDS encoding caspase family protein yields MAPARISKSRASYALETGEAKLWALLIGVNHYQDAQLPPLRYPAMDCQGLSYAIAQATALFPRKSITVHCSGGSGESGAVDSPIKTASLQLPQLNAVQQSLAELVQQAQPQDTVLVYFSGHGVLGADQQRAVLCLADTDTQALNTTGLSLATLLATLNQCAARQQLLWLDACHSGSLTLRGGKDATPTFPNPTAQLIDVLRQRARQSQGFYALLSCDQQQRSWEFPELGHGVFSYFLMQGLLGAAANGQGIVEADALYKYVYYQTLRYIDTANQQLRLINQQRRSRGDTQLLSEYPLQTPKRIVEGVGELVLGVTPSSPAIAPSRQAMMVAADTPTAELLRLSQQLQQQGGFALHYWSPGQGSESVQESLEARLNGAIATEFQLTAEDISGGKGTGAPEKPTAQPWKVADKSLPGMPSNTAGTLLLYLQGVLEQTPTGEAWLRLGSDTRLSLAWLRQRLRRSPYPQQIILLDCPGADTLEDWVDDLQLNADHNQAIVAGAAPEPAQFAALLLNSLTAPEPETGLSIAGWIAQLQQQAAETELTLHTWLSSPRVIEVLLGQTRERGASEPTAVDLGLCPYRGLRAFQIADAPYFFGRESLVQQLMAALHQQSLVAVVGASGSGKSSVVQAGLLAQLRQGQQIPGSDRWWLGSLRPGEQPLTALVQTLIDPGTEREQFYQQQQLEGVLHQDVEGFVHWLRSRPEPMVVLVIDQFEELFSLAAASDRHQLLTLLLGGLEHARDRFKLVLTLRSDFMATALEDPALATRLPPATVLVPPVLAGEEYRQIILKPAEKVGLQVEPALVDVLLQDLGQGIGNLPLLEFVLEQIWQQRQAGTLPLAAYQRTVGGLQGALERKVQAVYEGLDPDAQDCARWLFLSLTQLGDGTEDTRRRLPLKALTVPRYSAALVEQTLQAFVTAKLIVINAETDTALATGHPKAPPESQPASPPPIPASPDSPAPITLEVAHEILIRSWPTLRWWLEENRARLRSQRQVEQVAQQWHRAGRQPDYLLQGVRLDAAVELYVHYTDELSEPVQQFIEACLTAQQEEQQRQRQQLRRARLAVAAISGLALVALGLGGLTYRQRQQAIAHEISALNSLAAAQLQSQQPLESLLTSVRAGRQQQRLNGFGLSRQVRATGRSQTLATLYRTVTQISERNRLLGHTQPVNRAAYSPDGSQIASASDDGTVRLWRSNGELLQVFEGGDRFTDLTFNPEGTQLAAANTDGSVWLWPLGTETAPTVFTAHSDWVHRLAFSPDGASLATASRDGTVRLWRVADQQLLHTLRGHQGWVNALQFSPDGQRLASGGEDGTLRFWAVDTGQGLASHAIHRDRINAMAFSPDGQFLVTVSDDQTLRLWSFQSDRGMTLDNSANRLTSVHVSPDSQIIVAGEADGSLQLWRAGGERLTRLPGHSAAVHSVAFAPTVTLEPDTQSRQQVPLLSAGADNTIRLWVAPIAPEAPTPTDPSSYPVALQADGETYAIGGWEGEVIIQSTDQRQILTGHEGPVLAVAFSATGQRLATGGDDHMVRLWEGESGRPGSVLAGHDDRITSLSFSPDEQQLISGSADQRAIIWDVATGQPRQTLSGHQSGLTSVAWSPEGTVLATAGEDATIKLWQPDGRLLQTLEAPDLAISDLAFSPDGQILAAANWDHAIQLWRVADGTLLQTLTGHQDGGVRLQFSADGQTLISEDRTGMIHLWSPATGQLITAFTPAPATLTPSLLTGDGVVLPPPLALWQPLNDPDALASLLATGCNHLQDYLASNAALSARDRALCDEFQVP; encoded by the coding sequence ATGGCACCCGCACGGATTAGCAAGAGTCGAGCCAGCTATGCCCTAGAAACCGGAGAAGCCAAACTCTGGGCACTGCTGATTGGGGTTAACCACTATCAGGATGCACAGCTGCCGCCCTTGCGCTACCCAGCGATGGATTGCCAGGGGTTGAGCTACGCGATCGCCCAGGCGACAGCGCTGTTTCCCCGCAAGTCGATTACCGTGCACTGCAGCGGGGGCAGTGGGGAATCGGGGGCAGTAGACTCACCGATCAAGACGGCTTCACTGCAGCTACCGCAACTCAACGCGGTGCAGCAAAGTTTGGCGGAGCTGGTGCAGCAGGCCCAGCCTCAGGACACGGTGCTGGTATATTTTTCTGGCCATGGGGTGTTAGGGGCAGATCAACAGCGGGCGGTGTTGTGTCTGGCAGACACTGACACCCAAGCCTTGAACACAACGGGCCTTAGCCTCGCAACACTTTTAGCCACTCTCAATCAGTGTGCCGCCCGGCAGCAGCTCCTGTGGCTGGATGCCTGCCATAGCGGCAGCCTCACCCTGCGAGGGGGGAAAGATGCGACCCCGACCTTTCCCAATCCCACCGCTCAACTGATTGATGTGCTGCGCCAGCGCGCCCGCCAAAGCCAGGGGTTTTATGCCCTGCTGTCCTGTGACCAGCAGCAGCGCTCCTGGGAGTTTCCGGAGCTGGGCCATGGCGTATTTTCCTACTTTTTAATGCAGGGACTGTTGGGGGCAGCGGCCAATGGTCAGGGCATTGTTGAGGCGGATGCCCTCTACAAATATGTCTATTACCAAACGCTGCGCTATATCGACACGGCCAATCAGCAGCTGCGGCTGATTAACCAGCAGCGACGCAGCCGGGGCGATACCCAGCTGCTATCGGAGTATCCGCTACAAACCCCCAAGCGCATTGTCGAAGGGGTGGGGGAACTGGTGCTGGGGGTAACCCCGTCCTCACCTGCGATCGCTCCCTCCCGTCAGGCCATGATGGTGGCGGCAGACACGCCCACTGCCGAGCTGTTGCGCCTCAGCCAACAGCTTCAACAGCAGGGGGGGTTTGCCCTCCACTACTGGTCACCGGGGCAGGGTTCTGAGTCGGTGCAGGAAAGTTTGGAGGCGAGGCTGAATGGGGCCATCGCCACTGAATTCCAACTCACTGCAGAAGACATCAGCGGCGGTAAAGGCACCGGTGCACCGGAGAAGCCTACAGCCCAACCCTGGAAAGTTGCTGACAAATCGCTGCCGGGGATGCCATCTAATACTGCAGGCACCCTATTACTGTATCTACAGGGGGTGCTAGAGCAGACCCCAACCGGGGAAGCCTGGCTGCGCTTAGGCTCTGACACGCGATTGAGCCTGGCCTGGCTGCGCCAGCGCCTCCGGAGATCGCCCTACCCTCAGCAAATCATCCTTCTCGACTGCCCCGGTGCAGACACCCTGGAAGACTGGGTGGATGACCTCCAGCTCAACGCTGATCACAACCAGGCCATTGTGGCTGGGGCTGCCCCGGAACCTGCCCAGTTTGCCGCCCTGCTACTCAATAGCCTCACCGCCCCCGAGCCCGAAACCGGGCTGTCGATCGCAGGCTGGATAGCGCAATTACAGCAGCAGGCGGCAGAGACTGAGCTAACCTTACACACCTGGCTCTCTAGCCCGCGCGTGATTGAGGTGTTGTTGGGGCAGACCCGCGAGCGTGGGGCCTCTGAGCCAACAGCGGTGGATTTGGGCCTCTGCCCCTATCGGGGACTGCGGGCCTTTCAAATCGCCGATGCCCCCTACTTCTTTGGGCGAGAGTCGCTGGTGCAGCAGCTCATGGCGGCACTACACCAGCAGTCTTTAGTGGCGGTGGTGGGGGCCTCCGGCAGCGGCAAATCGTCTGTGGTGCAGGCTGGGCTGCTGGCCCAGCTACGGCAGGGGCAGCAGATTCCCGGCAGCGATCGCTGGTGGCTGGGGTCCCTGCGCCCTGGGGAACAGCCGCTGACCGCCCTGGTGCAAACCCTGATCGATCCGGGGACAGAGCGGGAGCAGTTTTATCAGCAGCAGCAGTTGGAAGGGGTGCTGCATCAGGACGTTGAAGGGTTTGTGCACTGGCTCCGCTCCCGACCTGAGCCCATGGTGGTGCTGGTGATCGATCAGTTTGAAGAGCTGTTTTCTTTAGCCGCCGCGAGCGATCGCCACCAGCTATTAACCCTGCTGCTCGGGGGTCTGGAGCATGCCCGCGATCGCTTCAAGCTAGTGCTGACCCTGCGCTCTGATTTTATGGCCACCGCCCTAGAAGACCCCGCCTTGGCAACCCGGCTGCCCCCGGCAACGGTGCTGGTGCCCCCAGTGTTAGCTGGGGAGGAGTATCGTCAGATCATCCTCAAGCCCGCCGAGAAAGTGGGCCTACAGGTAGAGCCTGCTTTGGTGGATGTCCTGCTGCAGGACTTAGGTCAGGGCATTGGCAACCTGCCCCTGCTGGAGTTTGTGCTAGAGCAGATCTGGCAGCAGCGACAAGCAGGCACGCTGCCCCTGGCAGCCTATCAACGCACTGTCGGTGGCCTGCAAGGGGCCCTAGAGCGCAAAGTCCAGGCCGTCTATGAAGGCCTGGACCCTGACGCCCAAGACTGCGCCCGCTGGCTGTTTTTGTCCCTCACTCAGCTAGGGGATGGCACCGAAGATACTCGCCGCCGCCTCCCCCTGAAGGCGCTCACCGTACCCCGCTATTCTGCTGCCCTGGTGGAGCAGACCCTGCAGGCATTTGTCACCGCCAAGCTGATAGTCATCAACGCCGAGACCGACACAGCCCTCGCCACCGGCCACCCCAAAGCCCCCCCAGAGTCCCAGCCCGCTTCCCCTCCTCCTATCCCCGCTTCGCCAGACTCCCCCGCCCCTATCACCCTCGAAGTCGCCCACGAAATCTTAATTCGCAGCTGGCCCACCCTGCGCTGGTGGCTAGAGGAAAATCGTGCCCGCCTGCGATCGCAGCGCCAGGTTGAGCAGGTGGCTCAGCAGTGGCATCGTGCCGGACGACAGCCAGACTATCTGCTGCAGGGGGTACGGCTAGACGCTGCTGTCGAACTCTACGTGCACTACACCGATGAGCTGTCTGAGCCTGTGCAGCAGTTCATCGAAGCCTGCCTCACCGCCCAGCAGGAAGAACAGCAGCGTCAGCGTCAGCAGCTGCGGCGGGCGCGGCTAGCAGTGGCAGCCATTAGTGGCTTAGCCCTGGTGGCCTTGGGTTTGGGGGGCCTGACCTACCGTCAGCGCCAGCAGGCGATCGCCCATGAAATTTCAGCGCTGAATTCCCTGGCGGCGGCGCAGCTACAATCCCAGCAGCCGTTGGAGTCTCTCCTCACCAGTGTTCGTGCTGGGCGACAGCAGCAGCGCCTGAACGGGTTTGGCCTGAGCCGTCAGGTACGGGCCACCGGGAGATCGCAGACCCTGGCTACCCTGTATCGAACCGTCACTCAAATCAGCGAACGCAATCGCCTGCTGGGGCACACCCAACCGGTGAATCGCGCAGCATATAGCCCCGACGGCAGCCAGATTGCCTCTGCCAGCGACGATGGCACCGTGCGCCTGTGGCGGAGTAATGGGGAACTGCTGCAGGTGTTTGAGGGCGGCGATCGCTTCACTGATCTGACCTTTAACCCTGAGGGCACCCAGCTTGCTGCAGCCAATACCGATGGCTCGGTGTGGCTCTGGCCGCTGGGCACGGAGACGGCACCGACGGTGTTTACGGCTCACTCTGACTGGGTTCACCGCCTCGCCTTTAGCCCCGATGGGGCATCCCTGGCCACCGCGAGTCGTGATGGCACCGTGCGCCTGTGGCGGGTGGCAGATCAGCAACTGCTGCACACCCTGAGGGGGCATCAGGGCTGGGTAAATGCGCTACAGTTCAGCCCCGATGGCCAGCGGTTGGCTTCAGGCGGCGAAGACGGCACCCTACGCTTTTGGGCAGTGGACACGGGTCAGGGGTTGGCCAGCCACGCAATTCATCGAGATCGCATTAACGCTATGGCCTTCAGCCCCGATGGTCAGTTTCTGGTGACAGTTAGTGATGATCAAACCCTGAGGCTATGGTCTTTTCAAAGCGATCGCGGGATGACCCTGGATAACAGTGCCAACCGCCTGACCAGCGTTCACGTCAGCCCCGATAGCCAGATCATTGTCGCGGGGGAAGCCGATGGGTCTCTGCAGCTATGGCGAGCCGGTGGTGAACGCCTGACTCGGTTGCCAGGCCACAGCGCGGCGGTTCATAGCGTCGCCTTTGCCCCCACCGTCACCCTTGAACCAGATACCCAATCCCGACAGCAAGTGCCGCTGCTTTCAGCAGGCGCTGACAACACGATTCGCCTCTGGGTAGCCCCGATCGCCCCTGAGGCCCCCACCCCCACTGACCCCAGCAGCTATCCAGTGGCGCTGCAGGCTGATGGAGAGACCTACGCCATCGGCGGCTGGGAGGGGGAAGTGATTATTCAATCCACCGATCAGCGCCAAATTCTGACTGGTCACGAAGGGCCAGTGCTGGCAGTGGCTTTCAGTGCTACGGGTCAGCGGCTGGCAACGGGAGGCGACGACCACATGGTGCGACTTTGGGAAGGGGAAAGTGGCCGCCCAGGCAGCGTTTTGGCGGGGCATGACGATCGCATCACCAGTCTTAGCTTCAGCCCTGATGAACAGCAGCTGATCTCTGGCAGCGCTGACCAGAGGGCCATCATTTGGGATGTTGCCACTGGCCAACCCCGACAGACCCTAAGCGGCCATCAGAGTGGCCTCACCAGCGTAGCGTGGAGTCCTGAAGGCACTGTACTGGCCACCGCAGGTGAGGACGCCACCATCAAACTGTGGCAGCCAGACGGTCGCCTGCTGCAGACCCTAGAGGCCCCTGACCTGGCCATTTCCGATCTTGCCTTTAGCCCCGATGGTCAGATCTTGGCGGCGGCGAACTGGGATCATGCTATTCAGCTCTGGCGCGTCGCCGATGGCACCCTGCTGCAGACCCTGACCGGCCATCAAGACGGAGGCGTGCGGCTGCAGTTTAGCGCCGACGGCCAGACGTTGATTTCTGAAGATCGCACCGGCATGATTCATCTATGGAGCCCAGCGACGGGGCAGCTAATCACCGCTTTTACCCCAGCCCCCGCGACGCTCACGCCATCTCTCCTGACTGGGGATGGGGTTGTACTCCCCCCGCCGTTGGCTCTGTGGCAGCCTCTGAACGACCCAGATGCGCTGGCATCGTTGCTGGCGACCGGCTGCAATCATTTACAGGACTATCTGGCCAGCAATGCAGCGTTATCTGCCCGCGATCGCGCCCTCTGTGATGAATTCCAGGTGCCCTAA